From one Triticum urartu cultivar G1812 chromosome 3, Tu2.1, whole genome shotgun sequence genomic stretch:
- the LOC125545554 gene encoding LOB domain-containing protein 6-like — translation MASSSASSLPAPGGSVITLAASSAGGNGAGGVCGTGSPCAACKFLRRKCQPDCVFAPYFPPDNPQKFVHVHRVFGASNVTKLLNELHPYQREDAVNSLAYEADMRLRDPVYGCVAVISMLQRNLRQLQQDLARAKYELSKYQSAAGPNGSQSMAEFIGSAVPNGVASFINVGHSAALGSVGGVTGFGQDHQFAAVQMLSRSYEAAEPIARLGLNGGYEFGYSAAAMAGAGSVPGLGMLGGSPFLKPGIAGSDERGGAGQ, via the exons ATGGCCTCGTCGTCGGCGTCTTCGTTGCCGGCGCCGGGAGGATCGGTGATCACCTTGGCCGCCTCATCGGCGGGGGGCAACGGCGCCGGCGGGGTGTGCGGCACGGGGTCGCCGTGCGCGGCGTGCAAGTTCCTCCGCCGCAAGTGCCAGCCTGACTGCGTGTTCGCGCCCTACTTCCCGCCGGACAACCCGCAGAAGTTCGTGCACGTGCACCGCGTCTTCGGCGCCAGCAACGTGACCAAGCTGCTGAACGAGCTCCATCCGTACCAGCGCGAGGACGCCGTGAACTCCCTCGCCTACGAGGCCGACATGCGCCTCCGCGACCCCGTCTACGGCTGCGTCGCCGTCATCTCCATGCTCCAGCGCAACCTCCGCCAGCTCCAGCAGGACCTCGCCCGCGCCAAGTACGAGCTCTCCAAGTACCAG TCGGCGGCGGGGCCGAACGGGTCGCAGTCGATGGCGGAGTTCATCGGCAGCGCGGTGCCGAACGGCGTGGCGAGCTTCATCAACGTTGGGCACTCCGCGGCGCTCGGCTCCGTCGGCGGGGTCACGGGCTTCGGGCAAGATCATCAGTTCGCTGCCGTGCAGATGCTGTCCAGGAGCTACGAGGCGGCCGAGCCCATCGCGAGGCTGGGCCTGAACGGCGGCTACGAGTTCGGGTACTCGGCGGCCGCAATGGCCGGCGCAGGCTCGGTGCCAGGTCTCGGCATGCTCGGCGGCTCGCCGTTCCTGAAGCCCGGCATCGCCGGCAGCGACGAGAGGGGCGGCGCCGGGCAGTAG